The proteins below come from a single Sorghum bicolor cultivar BTx623 chromosome 4, Sorghum_bicolor_NCBIv3, whole genome shotgun sequence genomic window:
- the LOC110434747 gene encoding uncharacterized protein LOC110434747, protein MRRDARGPWPAWPRGGAGVAGSTARAVDRGAAVVHRSMVDRGQGRERRGPGPWWTGRGRRAAVHGGPRAGRGEQDHGGAAGRDGGAMAAAGEVAGTALRGETEHAEGTTGVGTTQRGRGAAHLRETGSAERSATAAAARLTASARVSVKRTRGGSGAKLGF, encoded by the coding sequence ATGCGCAGGGACGCGCGGGGGCCGTGGCCAgcctggccacgtggcggcgcGGGAGTGGCCGGGTCCACGGCGCGGGCGGTGGACCGGGGCGCGGCGGtggtccaccggtccatggtggaccggggCCAGGGCAGAGAGCGACGGGGGccgggtccatggtggaccggccGAGGGCGCCGAGccgcggtccatggtggaccgcgcGCGGGGCGAGGCGAGCAGGAccacggcggcgcggcgggcagggacggcggcgccatggccgccgccggtgAGGTTGCGGGCACGGCCCTACGGGGCGAGACGGAGCACGCCGAGGGCACCACCGGGGTCGGCACGACGCAGCGAGGACGGGGCGCGGCTCACCTTCGCGAAACCGGCAGCGCGGAGAGGagtgcgacggcggcggcggcgaggttgACGGCGTCGGCGCGGGTTTCGGTGAAACGAACACGCGGCGGCTCAGGAGCGAAGCTAGGGTTCTAG
- the LOC8080374 gene encoding expansin-A24 has protein sequence MGMAPARVLGFVSLAVACMLAIMAAAGDAATSTPSSPTPTTGWLKAHATFYGGADASDTMGLGPYSARALGRRTSCPSLRAGTGDRKRANPRFCKPGVTVTITATNFCPPNSALPDGGWCNQQRPHFDMAQPAFEKIGVYTGGIIPVMYKRVPCVKRGGVRFTINGHDYFNLVLVTNVAGAGSIKSMDVKTSNSNSWIPMARNWGANWHSLTHLTGQMLSFRVTDTDGQTIEFTNVVPQGWKFGQTFASKLQFK, from the exons ATGGGTATGGCTCCAGCTCGAGTTCTTGGATTCGTGTCGCTCGCAGTCGCCTGCATGCTGGCCATCATGGCCGCCGCTGGTGACGCCGCCACCAGCACTCCGTCGTCTCCGACGCCGACCACCGGATGGCTGAAGGCGCATGCCACGTTCTACGGCGGCGCCGATGCCTCTGACACCATGG GATTGGGCCCCTATTCCGCGAGGGCCCTCGGCCGTCGCACCTCCTGCCCTTCCCTTAGGGCCGGCACTGGCGACCGCAAAAGAGCCAACCCCAGGTTCTGCAAGCCTGGCGTCACAGTCACCATCACGGCCACCAACTTCTGCCCGCCCAACTCGGCGCTGCCCGACGGCGGCTGGTGCAATCAGCAGCGCCCGCACTTCGACATGGCGCAGCCGGCGTTCGAGAAGATCGGCGTCTACACCGGCGGCATCATCCCCGTCATGTACAAGAG GGTTCCTTGTGTGAAGCGAGGTGGGGTGCGGTTCACAATCAATGGTCACGACTACTTCAATCTCGTACTCGTGACCAATGTTGCAGGAGCTGGCTCCATCAAGTCAATGGACGTCAAGACCTCCAACTCCAATAGTTGGATACCAATGGCACGCAACTGGGGTGCGAATTGGCACTCTCTTACGCACCTTACTGGACAGATGCTCTCATTTAGAGTAACGGACACGGATGGACAAACTATTGAATTCACAAACGTTGTGCCACAAGGATGGAAGTTTGGCCAAACGTTTGCATCCAAGTTACAATTCAAGTGA